From Amphiprion ocellaris isolate individual 3 ecotype Okinawa chromosome 10, ASM2253959v1, whole genome shotgun sequence, one genomic window encodes:
- the cdc20 gene encoding cell division cycle protein 20 homolog has product MAQFGFENDIHSILKLDMPITNAPMARWQRKASSSNTSALNGLSPGKAANVSLSSSKTPSKTPGKNKKQTPSKMGGDRFIPIRNGKQMDVASFLLTKENEQVDTNNTAGASENQKAWSMSLNGYNIEDAKILHLGGKPLNAPEGYQNNLKVLYSQATTPASVKKTRYISSTPDRILDAPDLRNDFYLNLLDWSSRNVLAVALHNSVYLWDATQGDITLLMKLEREEDYICSLSWTKEGSYLAIGTSDCKVQLWDVENQKRLRSMASHTARVGSLSWNDHILSSGSRSGHIHHHDVRMADHHIFTLTGHSQEVCGLKWSPDGRYLASGGNDNLVCVWPRVQEGSASNDSQLIRCWSEHQGAVKALAWCPWQSNILASGGGTSDRHIRIWNVNSGSCISSLDTQSQISSLVFAPNYKELVSAHGYAHNNVAIWKYPSLTKVAELNGHEDRVLNLTLSPDCSTVATIAGDETIRLWKSFEVDPVKKKAKERMVKSTSSVIHQSIR; this is encoded by the exons ATGGCGCAGTTTGGGTTTGAGAATGACATCCACAGCATCTTGAAGCTGGACATGCCCATCACCAACGCACCCATGGCGAGGTGGCAGAGAAAGGCGAGCTCCTCAAACACCTCCGCCCTGAACGGTCTGTCTCCTGGAAAAGCTGCAAATGTGTCGCTGAGTTCATCAAAAACACCAAGCAAAACACCAG gcaaaaataaaaaacaaacgcCCTCTAAGATGGGGGGTGACCGCTTCATTCCCATCAGAAACGGCAAACAAATGGATGTTGCAAGTTTCCTACTCACCAAGGAGAATGAGCAAGTGGATACAAACAACACAGCAGGCGCATCA GAAAACCAGAAAGCTTGGTCTATGTCTCTGAATGGATACAACATTGAAGATGCAAAGATCCTCCACCTTGGAGGGAAACCACTGAATGCACCGGAGG gctatcaaaacaacttgaaagTCCTCTACAGTCAGGCTACAACTCCTGCCTCTGTCAAAAAGACCAGATACATATCTTCCACTCCAGACAGAATCCTAGATGCTCCTGATCTTCGAAATGATTTCT ATTTGAATCTGCTTGATTGGAGCAGTCGGAATGTTCTCGCTGTAGCTCTTCATAACAGTGTTTACTTGTGGGATGCCACTCAAGGAGACATCACTCTTCTGATGAAGCTGGAGCGCGAGGAGGACTACATCTGCTCGTTGTCCTGGACCAAAGAGGGAAGCTACCTGGCTATCGGAACCAGTGATTGCAAAGTTCAG TTGTGGGATGTTGAAAATCAGAAGCGCTTGCGCAGCATGGCCAGCCACACTGCAAGAGTTGGTAGTCTGAGCTGGAATGACCATATTCTTTCTAG TGGCTCCAGATCAGGACACATCCACCACCATGATGTGAGAATGGCAGACCACCACATCTTCACGCTCACTGGTCACTCACAGGAGGTGTGTGGACTGAAGTGGTCCCCTGATGGCCGATACCTGGCTAGTGGAGGCAATGACaacttggtgtgtgtgtggccacGTGTGCAGGAGGGCAGCGCCAGCAATGACAGCCAGTTAATCCGCTGCTGGAGCGAACATCAGGGCGCTGTCAAG GCTTTAGCCTGGTGTCCATGGCAGTCAAATATTCTTGCATCTGGAGGGGGTACCAGTGATCGCCACATCCGCATCTGGAATGTGAACAGTGGCTCCTGTATCAGTTCACTTGACACTCAATCCCAG ATCTCATCACTGGTGTTTGCACCCAACTACAAGGAGTTGGTCTCTGCACATGGATACGCCCACAACAATGTTGCTATCTGGAAGTATCCCTCTCTCACCAAAGTTGCAGAGCTCAATG GCCACGAAGACAGAGTTCTCAATTTGACTCTGAGCCCAGACTGCTCTACTGTTGCAACCATTGCTGGAGATGAGACTATTCGTCTGTGGAAGAGCTTTGAAGTAGATCCTGTGAAGAAGAAGGCTAAAGAGAGGATGGTCAAATCAACTAGCAGTGTCATTCATCAGTCAATCAGATAA
- the LOC111578816 gene encoding uncharacterized protein LOC111578816, whose amino-acid sequence MRFLAVLALLWSHFSRGFPAPVDTVIVQIQQRGVMGAQRFTERVLVNGVSVSDLSQSVSSVIQTMSSDALLPALLSSNNTSALSSHTILHSRECILEGSQLHWADRVFYDGKVYLTLDHNDIWTVHEPQALTLKMLWDQEVQRTKPERINLQESCVRLMRELRLSEEQSAPGVPLPQFLIPILAALALTGLTVISLCISKKKGLRPPAGVVGSIIHYPKDMTAVAPERKDGYYTLVPAE is encoded by the exons ATGCGTTTTCTTGCCGTTCTTGCGCTATTGTGGTCCCATTTTTCAAGGGGTTTTCCTGCTCCAGTAG ACACTGTCATCGTTCAGATCCAGCAGAGGGGAGTGATGGGAGCTCAGCGCTTCACAGAGCGGGTTCTCGTCAATGGAGTCTCTGTCTCTGACTTAAGTCAGAGTGTCAGCAGTGTGATCCAAACCATGTCGTCTGATGCGCTCCTTCCAGCTCTTCTTAGCAGCAACAACACCTCAGCACTGA GCAGCCACACCATCCTTCATTCTCGAGAATGCATACTGGAGGGGTCTCAGCTGCACTGGGCGGACCGTGTGTTTTATGATGGCAAGGTCTATCTGACTCTGGACCACAATGATATATGGACAGTCCACGAGCCCCAAGCACTGACCCTCAAAATGCTGTGGGACCAGGAAGTGCAGCGCACAAAGCCAGAGAGGATAAACCTACAGGAGAGCTGCGTTAGGCTGATGAGGGAATTGAGGCTCTCTGAGGAACAGTCAG CTCCAGGGGTTCCCTTGCCTCAGTTTCTGATCCCAATCCTGGCAGCTCTGGCACTTACTGGACTAACTGTCATCAGCCTCTGTATCTCCAAAAAGAAGG GTTTGAGGCCCCCTGCAG GTGTTGTTGGCTCCATTATACATTACCCCAAGGATATGACTGCAGTGGCTCCAGAGAGAAAAGATGGTTACTATACCTTAGTTCCAGCTGAATAA
- the ppp1r7 gene encoding protein phosphatase 1 regulatory subunit 7, translating to MASLSVGELQEMEVDRRGESEESGDDETRRKSINGDVDPNQPSTTSKEESPVDMDTITLDPEEEDVDLVHCRIGKIEGLEVLQKAKTLSLRQNLIKKIENLDSLSSLRELDLYDNQIRKLENLHSLTELEQLDVSFNILRKVEGLEQLTQLKKLFLLHNKISGISNVDHISGLEMLELGSNRIRVIENLDALSTLQSLFLGTNKITKLQNLEGLHNLTVLSIQSNRITKIEGLQNLVNLRELYLSHNGIEVIEGLENNKKLTTLDIAANRVKKIENIGHLTELQEFWMNDNQIDNWSDLDELKNAKSLETVYLERNPLQKDPQYRRKIMLALPSVRQIDATFIRF from the exons ATGGCTTCCTTGTCTGTTGGAGAGCTTCAAGAAATGGAAG TGGACCGAAGGGGTGAGTCTGAGGAGTCTGGTGATGATGAGACCAGGAGGAAGAGTATCAATGGCGACGTGGACCCCAATCAGCCCTCTACCACAA GTAAAGAAGAGTCTCCTGTTGACATGGACACCATAACTTTGGACCCAGAGGAAGAG GATGTCGATCTTGTTCATTGCCGTATTGGAAAAATTGAAGGACTGGAGGTGCTACAGAAGGCTAAA ACACTCTCCTTACGACAGAACCTCATCAAAAAGATAGAAAACCTTGACAGTTTGAGCTCACTGCGGGAACTAGATCTCTATGACAATCAGATCCGCAAACTAGAGAACCTGCACAGCCTCACAGAGTTGGA GCAGCTTGACGTGTCCTTCAACATTTTGAGGAAGGTGGAGGGTTTGGAGCAGTTGACTCAGCTGAAGAAACTTTTTTTGCTTCACAACAAAATTAGTGGCATTTCGAACGTGGATCACATCTCAGGTCTGGAGATGCTGGAGCTGGGCTCCAATCGCATCAGG GTTATCGAGAACCTGGATGCACTCTCAACTTTGCAAAGTTTGTTTCTTGGtactaataaaataacaaagctTCAGAATCTGGAGGGTTTACACAACCTGACTGTTTTAAGCATTCAG agtAACCGGATTACTAAAATCGAGGGCCTACAGAACCTTGTCAACCTGAGAGAGCTCTATCTGAGCCACAACGGCATTGAGGTTATCGAGGGTTTAGAAAACAAC AAAAAACTTACCACACTGGACATCGCAGCCAATCGAGTAAAGAAAATTGAGAACATCGGCCATctgacagagctgcaggagtTCTGG ATGAACGATAATCAGATAGATAACTGGTCGGATCTTGATGAGCTGAAGAATGCCAAGTCACTGGAGACGGTCTACCTTGAAAGAAACCCGCTACAGAAGGATCCACAGTACCGGCGAAAGATCATGCTGGCGTTGCCCAGTGTACGTCAGATCGACGCTACCTTTATCCGCTTCTAA
- the ubxn7 gene encoding UBX domain-containing protein 7 — protein sequence MRHIYVVVCGGKMAALGDTSAPGVNGLIQQFTAITGATESVGKHMLEACNNNLEMAVTMFLDGGGIAEEPSTSSSSAASSSRAPPTDEVRAPIPQKQDILVEPEPLFGVPKRRRPARSIFDGFRDFQTETIRQEQELRNGGTVDKKLSTLADLFRPPIELMHKGSFETAKDCGQLENKWLMINIQNVQDFACQCLNRDVWSNDAVKTIIREHFIFWQVYHDSEEGQRYIQFYKLNKFPYISILDPRTGQKMVEWNQLDVASFLEQATGFLAEHGQLDGPSCQAPPAKRARSESLIDASEDSQLEAAIRASLQETHYESSNVPEPPDSPRSDDESDAEPFSDSEGPISVDGSDSETPAPHEEKSSTNKHTPAPLAAAAQQRLHPDSSTSSHRKSPYKENNHSHKKEESKKNHLEPSAAGPRHPPPDADSGGNHCAPVTESAGTSKITTTTTCDVDCPDDNGPKARLMLRYPDGQREQISLSSKAKLLALVRHVQSKGYPNERFELVTNFPRRKLAHLDYDITLQEAGLCPQETVFVQERN from the exons ATGCGCCACATCTATGTTGTTGTTTGTGGCGGTAAGATGGCGGCGCTCGGAGACACCTCAGCTCCGGGGGTGAATGGGTTAATACAACAATTCACAGCAATAACag GGGCCACAGAGAGTGTAGGAAAACATATGCTGGAAGCATGCAACAATAACCTGGAAATGGCAGTCACTATGTTTCTGGATGGAGGCGGGATAGCAGAGGAGCCCAGCACCAGCTCCAGTTCAGCAGCATCAAGCAGCAGAGCTCCCCCTACAGA TGAAGTACGAGCACCAATTCCCCAGAAGCAGGACATATTAGTGGAACCAGAACCACTTTTTGGAG TGCCAAAGCGAAGAAGGCCCGCTCGATCGATATTTGATGGTTTCCGAGACTTCCAAACAGAAACAA tcCGCCAGGAACAGGAGCTGCGTAATGGTGGCACAGTGGATAAGAAACTGAGCACCCTGGCAGACCTTTTCCGTCCTCCCATTGAGCTCATGCACAAAGGCAGCTTTGAGACG GCTAAAGACTGTGGGCAGCTGGAGAACAAGTGGCTAATGATCAACATTCAGAATGTTCAGGACTTTGCCTGTCAGTGCCTGAACAGGGATGTGTGGAGTAACGATGCAGTAAAGACTATCATCAGAGAACACTTCATTTTCTGGCAG gTATATCATGATAGCGAAGAGGGACAAAGATACATCCAGTTTTATAAACTGAACAAGTTTCCCTACATCTCCATCCTTGATCCCCGTACAG GTCAAAAAATGGTGGAGTGGAACCAGTTGGATGTGGCGTCGTTCCTGGAGCAGGCAACTGGCTTCCTGGCAGAGCATGGGCAGCTCGATGGACCATCCTGTCAAGCTCCCCCTGCCAAACGAGCTCGCTCT GAGAGTCTGATTGACGCCAGTGAAGACAGTCAGCTGGAGGCAGCCATCCGAGCCTCCCTACAGGAGACCCACTATGAGTCCTCAAATGTCCCTGAACCCCCCGATTCCCCCCGATCAGACGACGAATCAGATGCAGAGCCTTTCTCCGACAGCGAGGGGCCCATCTCGGTTGATGGGTCAGACAGTGAAACGCCGGCACCCCACGAAGAGAAAAGTTCTACCAACAAACACACCCCGGCCCCTTTGGCTGCTGCAGCCCAGCAGCGTCTACACCCTGATAGTTCCACTTCTTCCCACAGAAAGTCTCCgtacaaagaaaacaaccacagtcACAAGAAAGAGGAGAGCAAAAAGAACCACCTGGAGCCCTCGGCTGCTGGTCCTCGCCATCCTCCGCCTGATGCAGACTCCGGGGGAAACCACTGCGCCCCAGTAACCGAAAGTGCTGGAACGTCCAAGATCACTACCACAACAACCTGTGATGTGGACTGTCCTGACGACAATG GTCCCAAAGCCAGGTTGATGCTTCGTTACCCAGATGGACAGAGAGAGCAAATTTCATTGTCTTCTAAAGCAAAACTTCTG GCCCTGGTAAGACATGTCCAGTCCAAGGGTTACCCTAATGAACGCTTCGAACTTGTCACCAACTTTCCCAGAAGGAAGCTAGCCCACTTGGACTATGACATCACGCTGCAGGAGGCAGGGCTTTGTCCGCAGGAGACTGTATTTGTGCAGGAGAGGAACTAG